The Arachis ipaensis cultivar K30076 chromosome B10, Araip1.1, whole genome shotgun sequence DNA window agtgacaaacaactttttgtatgaaaggattattgcttggtttagaaactatactttacaacgagattttattagtgaatttctaaaccgtcaaaaatccgttcagcATGTGTCATCTTGGTATTTTCCATAACTCCTGGCCCAAGTTGCTTGCAAAATGGCTGGAGGTCCTATGAAGATCTTAGTTAGTTTGACTTGGTTGAGCCCGATGGTGTAAATTGGTTTAGGGTTTTCCCTCGCCTGGATGCTCAGAAGTGGAAAAGTAGAGGTGTAATGTCACGCGGACCCCACGTTCAGGAGTAAGCATGTACTTCAAGCCGAAGTACGTTCAAAAGCAGGTGTGCAGGGATACCAGGGTCAGGGGTACGAGTGTACTGCACCCCACTTAGATAGAAAGAAAAAAGGTTTGTTCTGTCAATCAACATTTTACATTGAATGCAATtaaatgcaaataaaaaatttatcatTTAATACAAATGTGATCATTCACGGTTTTTTAATGGGTTTAAGATTCCCTAATCTACACAGTTACAACATGTATTTAATTGTTTTATCTGATGCTTCCCAATATTAACTATTATCGATGAGCTTCATCAAAATTGCAAACAACAAAAATATCTTTCACGTTTCCCATTTCCCATTTCCGAATTCCCAATTCCCATTTTCCATTTCCGAATATCGAGGCAAACTGGAAAATGAAAACGAGACTGCCCACCGCGGTTTGGCAGAAGAAAGACACTTCTTCTTATAAGTATAGATAAATATAGGTATAAGTACATATATTAAATGTATTAATTATCCATAATGTTGGGCAACAAAACGTCTGACGCGCTAAGTACCGATAATGTGatatattatatacatatatatatttatagataAATTAACTTTTATAGGATAGAAAATTAGTGTTACAGTTGAGGATATAAACGTTTTGGAAATTGGTATTATCGCGATAAGTTAATAATTTCCGATAATCCCTCAATAACCCCCTCCAGCCTCTGCGGAGCCCTTGCAATTGGCTGGATCTTCCAAGACAAATAGAAAGGAAGGGAACGTGCCCGTCGAGCATGAATGTCCGCTGAATCTTCTTCCTCGCGATATATGGGTGAGGATTGCCACTAAGGTTGCATCGAATTCGATTCGTGATCTGTTCAACATGCAGGCGAGTTGCAAAGTTTTTCTGGATGCAGCGAGTTCCGAAGCTGTGTACCAACATGTGACGATGCGTGTTATACCATTAgtgtcctttttattttaccttgaCCGGCCGGAGAGGAGGTTCATCGATCGCTGCGTTGAAGCAGGAAATGCGGATGCTATACTCCGACAGGGGTTGACGAAGTATTTCTGGATTGTCCGCCATGGCATTGGGATGGAACTGCTTTCTAGGGCTTGGAGGGAGGGCAGCATCGAAGCAGGTTACCTGTCTGCCATGTTGCTACTGTGTGATCACGAGAACGAAGAAGAAATGCAAAGGGGTGTTGAAATGTTAGAGTCTGTCCGTACTTCTGGAGACGTCAAAAGCTGCAGGGAGTTCTTCGCAGACATTTTCTGGGAGTGATGGGTTGACGAGAGACCATTGGATCCGGGACATGCCGTGGCTTGTCGGTCCACGACTTGCACTACCCGCGGCACCATGGCTTGTGTGAATGATGTGTCCCGTGTCTCGTGTGTGCACTGCTTGGCGGATTACGAGGTCAGGGTTTTTCTGGAGATGTTTAGATTTTAGTGAACGTGGTTGATTATCAACTCTTGTCAATCTACCCCCGAATGAACTGTTGTGGGGTTAGCTTTATGCAATCTGCCAAAACAGTAGTTAGCAACTGGCGATTTGTTAAGAATCTATTTCTTGGTTGAAAAAATGGCAGTTTGATCCAATAAATTAACATAATTAATTCGCATTGTTGTTCACGCATTACTGCATAGCTTCAtccgaaaatagaaaaaaaaagaaaactcaaATGCTGCGGAAATTAGATATAATTAAGAAAATCGAGTTTTACGTAGGGGTTACAGAACATCAAAAGAACAGCTAAAGAAACAAAGCAAATAAAGATTTTGAACATAGATGCCGTTGGTCATATAGCCTCGACATCGTCTCCATTCTGCCTGGCGGGCTCCTGATAGTTAGAGCCGTGTGCCGTTGCCGGATCTTGACCATATAATTGGCAGACCAATAACCCTAGCTTGATCTCCACAGCCTCGAGCCTGCCTTCCATTTCACGCCACGGTGCCATCTGTTGCTGTTCCCTTTGACAAAGATCGGCAATTTCCACTTTCAACTCGTTTGCTTTGTCTTCGAGTTCGCGAATAGTGGTTTGATGCTGTTCCACCTCCGTGCGCAACTTCTTTTCCAACCGGCGGCCTTCATCCAGTTCACACTTCCTTATACTCGCCCTGACTTTCGCGGAGATTGCCTCCATCCTCGCCGTCCTTGCTTCGTCTTGTGTCCTATGAAGACTATCACTCAAAAACCTCATCCTCCGTTGGAGGGTGTCGATTAGATCTGCGGTTGAAGGTTCCTCGAGGTCGCCGGGACTAATGGCGTGGTCGTTGAGGGATTCGTGCAACATTTTCTCGGATGAAGACGGGGAGGTCTGCTAGACGACGAAGGCCCTTCAAGCAATGATTTTTCTCCCGGCAGAGAGGTTAGAGATAAAGGTAGGGATTATAGGAACTGACGAATGGTTATGACTTGTGACGGGCTTGTGCATTGATATACATTaatgaaaatcaaaatttaagttacgaataaataaattaatacatTTTAATGTGTCTAATTAATGTATGTCTGCTATTTCTTGAAAAATGAATATAATAATGCCCCTGGTGGTTTTatcgaaaaacgaagaaaaagaCTGGGGAAACGTGTGCTGCATCGCTTGCGCAGAATTTGCAATAAATGAAAATCTTGGCAATGTGACATTAGAATAGACAGGAAGGGCTGAAGGGCTATGGACTGCTATGAATAACGTGGCAGACGGGACCGGCAGTGAGTTTATAAAAAAATGATTACTTGGCTAGGCAATGGGGAGTTACCGAATGGGAGGTCAGTAACGGGGTACAAttgttttttccataactaaaatttttaatacgAAACACAAAACACATAAATAAAATGATACCAACACGAGTCACAGAATGGCAAAATCATTACATAATACATAATACATATACTAGGTTGGATAACCAAAAAAGTATGGTGAACCCAATCCTATCCTATCAATCAAAGAGGTGGACAAATAGGATCAACTCATAGTCTGCCCGACAATGCACGCACGAAATATGAGCAGCACCTCCATCACCGTCGTTTACGTGCCACCCTCTTCCACAGCGTTGATGGCGGTAAATAGCACCCATGTTTCCACGGCTTGGACATGCATGCGAAGAACAGACTAGATTCTCTGCGTTTAGCATTGGCACGCGATGCAGGTGTGTCCACGTCCCCTGGATAACGCCGCGGAACTCCAATTTGCAGATTGTTAGGGCACTGGCCGCCTCAAGCCCACGAAGTGTTTCTAAGCCTTTGTTCTTTGACTCGAAGTTGTCACGTAGCATCAGCATCATGAAAACTGTGTACTGGGCTGCCGAGTGGCCATGGGCTGTGACAACGTGCATTGTTTCCATCCCTGCGAAACGACACCCGCCGAGAAAAAGGTCAGACACAGCAGACCGAAACAGAACTTTCAGGTGCCTGCTCTGCCTACATCGCGCTAAGAAATTTCTTGCCGGCTGGTGCATGGGACTCAAACTCCACCACCGTTGGTCCGAAACTGGAATCGAGGCGCATCGGTAAACGAAATCCTCCTCCCCTACATTGCGTGCAGCGGTGCACGACATCCTGAGACTGCACAAGTCCCTGACGGACTGTGCTGCGGTCCTCCCGACAATTAAGGTCCAAACATCGTGGGGAAGGTTGGCGGACCCTGTCAGATGCTCCATCTCCTCTCCTTGTATTGAATGCCTGACACGAAAGATGAATGGGTGGTTATGTGTAAGTAGTGGAAAACAGAAAGGACCCGGTAGTATACTGTTGATGGCTGTTGTTTAAGGTGCCTTTATAGGCACCCGGCGCCGGTTGCGATGGTGTCCCATCGGTTGCGTACCGTGCCTCTACACCAAGACAGCCACTCACACCGCTTTCTTTAGCAATCACGTCCCttgtattaaaattatttttttattaattttttttagattttccgGTCATGACACTAGTAACTAATTATAGGCGGCCACCACAATGAAGTGAGGATCCATGGCTTTAACTGAAGTCACCCGTGAGATTAAGACAAATGTTTCAGCTAGGTGGGTCTTTAACTTGATCTGGTTTTATTAagttatatattaaattaaatcttAGGTTCAAATTATACGGTGTAAGTTTAAAGAAATCAATATATTTTTagattaatatttatattaataaatttgaataaatttttttcttcaatagaaaaaaaaaactacaaaataagtcataattcatatatttaaatataaataaattacaaTAGAATAAATCATgttgaaaaatattaattaaataaaaaattaatttaaacctAAAACATTAGAACGTTAttcatatttataattaaatttgatctttactactggtgcacgaattgtgaatcacacttttcacaactagtaccactaaccagcaagtgcactgggtcgtccaagtaataccttacgtgagtaagggtcgaatcccacagagattgttggtttgaagcaagctatggtcatcttattattcttagtcaggatgctaacaacagtgtttttcaacttcaattgtaaagagtcaaagggcataaatataaatacttattgtgcaatgatggagaatatgttggggttttggagatgcttt harbors:
- the LOC107620602 gene encoding uncharacterized protein LOC107620602, which translates into the protein MSFIKIANNKNIFHVSHFPFPNSQFPFSISEYRGKLENENETAHRASAEPLQLAGSSKTNRKEGNVPVEHECPLNLLPRDIWVRIATKVASNSIRDLFNMQASCKVFLDAASSEAVYQHVTMRVIPLVSFLFYLDRPERRFIDRCVEAGNADAILRQGLTKYFWIVRHGIGMELLSRAWREGSIEAGYLSAMLLLCDHENEEEMQRGVEMLESVRTSGDVKSCREFFADIFWE
- the LOC107620601 gene encoding uncharacterized protein LOC107620601, yielding MEHLTGSANLPHDVWTLIVGRTAAQSVRDLCSLRMSCTAARNVGEEDFVYRCASIPVSDQRWWSLSPMHQPARNFLARCRQSRHLKVLFRSAVSDLFLGGCRFAGMETMHVVTAHGHSAAQYTVFMMLMLRDNFESKNKGLETLRGLEAASALTICKLEFRGVIQGTWTHLHRVPMLNAENLVCSSHACPSRGNMGAIYRHQRCGRGWHVNDGDGGAAHISCVHCRADYELILFVHLFD